The sequence below is a genomic window from Ciona intestinalis chromosome 1, KH, whole genome shotgun sequence.
CTTTACTATCTTTGCTTTGAGTTGGAGATATCGGTGATCTTGTGGAGAGCTGATTAAATATATTAGTAAACTGTCGTTAACATTAAGTTAGTCATACATGCAATTTCACTAACCTGATAAACATTCTTACTTAGCTCTCCACTGTATTCATGCACACTTTGGTTGTATCCCCAGTAATTTGAACTGTTGTTCACTGAGGAATCAGTACCATCTAGAAATTTCACTTTAGATTACTAAAGAATACCAGTCTACCAGATATACCGACTGTGCCTTTtagaaaaattatatttataggcCCTAGACATAgtcctttgtttaaaatttgaaaacaaatcaaaaatgtaaataccCACCAAACATTAACTAAAATGCACACAAAGGAACAAATCTTGTTCTTAATAAGAAGAACTTACACATTTGCCATCGCTCTTTCTCATATTGACTTCTTCTGtagtttgaaacttttttctgGTCACTCCCATAATCATCAGGTGATACTGTTTATAGAAGAATGTATTAACTTTTTGAAACTaaacttttcaaaatataaactaataatttatgttaaacaattgtaaaacttACACGTTGAACTAACGAAAGGAGATCTACGATGGCGTAAATATGGACTTCCACCCGATGAGTCAAGAATACTTCCTCCATCAAAAATTCCTGATACTGGAGTTGTCTGGAATTATTATTagattttattacaaaatttagGCTGATAAGTGATGATACTAAATTACGAATTTACGGTTACAACCATATGGTTGAACCATAACATTGTATTTAGCTTTGCTTGATTGTAAGGCCATAGACAAAAAGCAACATGTGTGTGTGTGACCCTAATGTTCAAATATGGAGTTAAAACTACGAACATTATGGGATGTTTAATGATAAATcgaataaatcaaaaaaaaaaaaattaggcaaaaaacaaccaaaaataaGTGGGCTAATAGTTACTTTCGTAAAAAGATTGCAAGCAAAACTCGTGTgatattttttgataatatttttgttatatgttCACATTCACACTGTATATTAAACtgaagttgtttaaaactaccATCGACAGCTACCTGACCCACCATATGAGTGAAATTATGTGAGTCTGATAGTCTTGAATTGTAAGGTGAACCTCCACCAATATTAGCTTGGTATCCTTGTGCAGCTACTGTGGTGTGAAAAGAGGAGCTTGGACTTGGGCTTGGGGAAGGGGTGTGTCTGGGAATAAACGAACAAAATAACAGGTGTTGCTATAAAAGTTATGGTAGTCTTGTAAGTAACCTATGGTCCTATGCTGTTTACTTATAGGCACCGATAGCATATTAAGTAATATAGGGTCCTTGAGCTGCGTTTTAAACCATCCCATTATTTTTCGGGCTGCACCACTGCTTATGGGATCCTCGTTAAATAAAGTACCTGGTAATGTATGGAGAATGTGATTGTATGGGAGTGCTGGTTTGCTGTTGGTTTGGCTTGTTTGTTAAATTGGTTAAACTGAAAGTTCGTCCTGGTGAGATCTTTCTATCGGAAATCAGTTTTGGAGTTTGTGCACACGATGTGAATCGTGGATCTGgtgaataaacaaacaaaggtTAAACTAGAAACGCATGGTGTCTAGCTGGTAGATAGAAATATGCATTTACAGTACACTATGTGTAAACTAATTCTACTTAGACTTGAAAGGCAATTTCGATGTTACAAATTACGTTATTTGTTTGGGGTTAAAGGTTAGGGATTTCATTAGCATAAAACAGTgtgaaaaacaatattataattGGACTTAATGTACGTAGTATACCGCTCTTTGTGACATTAGATATCGCTAATGTGACGTAAAAAAAACCTTAGCAAATCAGAAGAATTATGGCGACAAAGCATGTTTTTGTGCAGTTAATTTTCAACGCGAACACCAAACTTTATGCAAAAATTAAACGGTGGGTATCCCGGAGGCctaagaaacattttgaaacaaaaactttcactggtcaccagctaaaggattacctaGATtggattgtttatttttgcccacacaatatattacatatatttaccTAAGGTTGCACCTTTTGTCCAACtgaaataacatattaaataaaaagcactCAATATTAAGGCATTCACCTGATTTTTTGATGCCCATTAATCGTTTTTGTGCTGGTGACAAATACAAAGGAGCAGTTGGAATTGTTGAGGACACAGCTTGAATAAAGTCCACCAAGGAATTCACAGTGAACAGAACAGCAAATAAGAGAACAGCGTAGTAAAATAATGAGTTTGTGATGTTAAACCACAGTTGTATGTGTTGGGCGTTTCTGTGgagaaaatatgagatattaaattaatgtggaggtaatcctttagctggtggccacctgaaattttggtttcaaaatgttccttaggtctcactgatactcattgtataatttttttttgaaaaaactcgggcgttcgtgtcgaaaattaactttgaaagtgcgcgaaatcgtgctgcgtcaccgtattttccacatcagccgttatgaattaaaccaaggttggattattacgtcatagaatgcgtattgttacgtttgattcctACGTTAAAACAGTGGGGAANNNNNNNNNNNNNNNNNNNNNNNNNNNNNNNNNNNNNNNNNNNNNNNNNNNNNNNNNNNNNNNNNNNNNNNNNNNNNNNNNNNNNNNNNNNNNNNNNNNNNNNNNNNNNNNNNNNNNNNNNNNNNNNNNNNNNNNNNNNNNNNNNNNNNNNNNNNNNNNNNNNNNNNNNNNCCTTACGCTAATcagacgaattacggtgacacagcatgtttttgcgcatttttaaagttaattttcgacacgaacgcccgacttttttgaaaaaaaaattagacagcaggtatcagtgagggctatagaacattttgaaaccaaaatttcaggtggccaccagctaaagaaTTACCTAATGTGGATACTggatatgtttaaaaattgtacgGTATAGCGTTATATTATAGCATATTGCCTTTAtattacattgttaaaataatggttgatatttattgaaataattatGGCATAGCATATTTACTTACAGTTCATAGAACAAGAACAAGCTGACAATCAAATTGATCCCggaaaaaatgaacaaatttttCGTATCGACCACTTTGCTTCGAGTGGCTGTTTTAGTTACGATTGGACTTGTTTTGCCAGCCAATACTGGCGTTCGTGGTGGTGTGGAAAATGCCATATGCAAACGTAGTTTGATTCCACGTTTATAGCGACTAGAAGAAACTTACAAAACTCTATACACTAAACACCTCCCGCCAGTCGTGCAACAAGCAAAGAATACTGGAAAATCCCGCTCAGACAGAACGCTTAAATCAGATACGCTCAAGATCTATTGAGTTTGCAAAGACAAAACATACCAAGTGCACACGTGGTAAAACATATACATGTAAAATTATACAtacactttgtttatttatacaagtaatatttaaagaaaagttaCCCCGTGCAAAACTTCGGTTTAAATATCAactaagtatttttattaacactTCGCATTGCGACAGCTAGCGAACAGGTTTGGCCGGTGGGGTACCTGAAAATCAGAACCTAGTGAACTCTTAGACAACTTAATTGGTGTGTTTTGTGGTATTTGCGTGTTTTGTTGTGTTATTTATGTACGTTTTGCCGTATTGGTAATTGTATTGAGTACTTGTGGTGTTTTTCGAAAAAGTTTACACGCGTGCCTATTTTGTTATCAgcgttttgtaattttacagATTCCATCTGGACGATAATTTGAAACAGCATTACCAACTACCAGATACGTTTAGATTACAGTTAGAAATAGTAACGAATTGATTTTACCTGAAAGTTACAATGAAGAGTGTCATTGACACAGACTTTCCCATACACTGCATGGTTCCAAAGAAAGAAATTGGTGCTCTTAACTTTCTTAACAAATACCCAGATTACAATGGTCAAGGAATTACAATTGCTATCCTTGATACTGGTGTCGACCCTGGTGCTTTGGGACTGCAGGCAAGATAAATATATGTAgccaaaattatttttgctaAAGCTACAATTTCTGCTTAACTTTTTCTgctaaattttgtaatttaatccCATAAAGCCAGAAAGGTTTAATTTATGTatagatttaatatttaaatttatatattttttaacaggagACCCCTGATGGCCGACCAAAGATTATAGATATCATCGATACAACGGGAAGTGGTGATGTTGATATGAGCGTGGTGGTTACTCCTGATGAAGATGGTTGTGTCCAAGGATTGACTGGAAGAAAGTTAAAGGTAAAGCTgtagaattgtttaaaaagtgttttatatattatatatattttagtacaGTTTATTTAACCGGCACTTTAGCTCACTGGTTACAATGCTCGCCACAAGATATAAAGTTTGAAGCCCAATACTGCTTTTATTGTGGGTGTGTGTTTGGTAAGGATACTATTTTTCCACtgatagttttaaatatatatatatatatatataccgtaTTCCCCCAACGTATGTTAAATTCTGTTTAGGTATTGGTAAAAGACAGAAGAAAGCatgatattatatatatatattacttttttatagaTTCCTACTTCATGGAACAACCCAAATGGAAAATTTAACATTGGCATAAAAAATTTGCACCAGATTTTCCCTAAAGGTCTAAAGGATCGGCTGACAgtaagtgtgtttttaaacctgTTCACGCAATGTAAACCAGTCATAATTTCTTTCTGTCCGATTCAATTTAGAAGGAAGACAAAGAAATTGGTTGGGAAAGATCACATAAACTAAAGACAGCAATGGCGATGGCAAAACTGAATGATTTTATCGCAAATGATAATGATTCATTACCGGTGAGAAAAATACTGTATGTGGAAAATTTTGAAGGAAGACTCTGGTCTACTTTTAGGTACTCTGATGCCACCCTCAAGAATATGTTTGAATCCCCCTTTAAGGGGCTTCTGTGTTTTAGCTGTGTTGCTTATTTTTTGCCTGTTCAAAGTGATTTGATCAgtttaattcttttattttgttatgcTTATGTTGCAGGAtaagaaaatgcaaaaagaGAACCTTCAAGCTGCCGTTGATTTTTTAGATAAAGTTGACAAAAATTGGAGTGACCCTGGCCCAGTTGCTGACTGCATAGTTTTCCATGACGGCAATACTTTTCAGTAAGTATATTcactatttttgttaattgaaGTTAAAAAAAGGGGCTTGAAAAAGTGATTCACAAATATAGTGATGTTTAATTTCTACAACCTCTGTTGCCATTATCAGAAATACAATTGATCTTCAGCTTTGCCAGACCTTCATACTATATAATGCCTTTGTATTTACTAATATTGTACATACCagacaataaaacaacatatgtCATTCAAGGGCCTGTGTGGATATCAGTCTTTGTGGTGACCTCCAGTCTGCCCCTCTACTTACAAGCTACAGTGAGTCACAGAAGTTTGCGACCATCAGTCGAGCTGCCATGCTTAATTATTCAGTGAATATTTATGAAGAGGGGAAGGTGCTTTGTATTGTTGCTAATGGGGGTAAGTGTAATGAATAAGACAGCTCTATTTGTTATTACCAATGGGACAGCCATGTCCCTTTGTTAAAGTTCATAAGCCTACCGCATAACTGAAGTCACTCACACGTACAGTTTGCCAGAGAGATTTCTCTGTAGTTGAACCGCTTATTTCAAGTACCAATTGTGATGtgaaacatttattaacactcgaatgttttgtgtttataacTGCATTACTGTTTTGTGTTGTTATATACAAATTGGTGCAACACTTTGGTCATGGAATCTTtactataaatttaaaaaccgaTAAAACCATAAGTTTGTGCAAAATTGACTTTGAACCACTCAACCAAatctttgtatttattgttcCTTTTTAAGGATCGCATGGGACGCACGTTGCAGCCATTACAGCTGGTTATTTTCCTGAAGAACCAGAAAGAAATGGGCTTGCACCAGGAGCACAAATTGTGGCCATTAAAATCGGTGATTCCAGACTTGCAACCATGGAAACTGGAACTGGAATTATCCGTGGTGTAAGCTTAAATCATTTCCactttgtaaaaacataaatttgtcAAATAAACTGTTAATTTTAGATCACAGAAGCTGTGAAGCATGGCTGCCATCTTGCTAACCTGAGTTATGGAGAAGCTAGCCATTGGCCGGGTAGTGGGTAAGTTAATGTGTTATACTGCTATGCTGTGTTAATTGAAGCATTTTGTTgctattttaatgaaaaaaatcatcaATTAAATTAATAGGTCAGTCTGTTTTCTCAAtagatatattgtttattttgtttaatattcattATGTATACTCTACTTTTGAAAGCAATCTGTAATGTGCTAATAATTAatggtaatatttttatatttgtcagGAAAATTTGTGAAGTGATGGATCAAGCAGTCACCAAACACAACCTGATCATTGTTTCGAGTGCTGGGAATAATGGACCATGTCTCTCCACTGTCGGTTCACCTGGTGGTACAACTGAAAACATTATTGGTACGATGTCTCTAAATCAAAACTGGATATGTTTTGGGTTTACCGGAATGGTGTTTCATATATGGACACAATTACTGAAACACTATTCCTGTAaactaaaaatgtatattaaacCTAGATTgtaatgttcttttttaattacttttcgATAAGAATTAACTGTAAATTTCAGAATCTctggatttttaaattatgacttttatataatttagttGTAGAGAAAACTAGAAATACTAGGCTGATTCAGAACACCAATTCTatctaaaatattaacataacataCAAAGTGCATATATACgtaatatgtatatttatgtatatatatatcttcattttataacatgttttattcatttcatTACATGTTTCTACCAGGTGTTGGTGCTTGGGTTTCTTCTGAAATGATGACAGCTGAATATTCAATGACAGAAAAACTTCCTTCAAACCAATATACCTGGTCGTCCCGAGGACCATGGTAGGATACCTATCTGTTACAtctcttattttttaataaattggtacaaaaataaaacttttcaactttaatctaaaatataactttttaactttttttttattaaaaatttaaaagtttttaagagtacttttgtttttttgcagcaCAAATGGAGCACTGGGTGTAAGTATTTCAGCACCGGGTGGAGCTATAACTTCAGTGCCGAACTGGACATTACAAGGATCACAATTAATGAACGGAACTTCCATGTCATCTCCTAATGCGTGTGGCGCAATTGCATTGATTCTTTCAGGTAGAAAAATGCTTTGTTGCTATTTAGTATTACAATATCTGCAAGTTTTTCTTATAAAGTGGCAAAATTTATTGTGTATCAAAAATTGATCACAGTGTGGGTGTAGGGGTTAGGGGCCCAtagtttttcaactttttaggTGGAACATAAATGGTCAAATTACTGTTAATAGTCTAAAAATCACtttcaaatatatatcatGTTGCTGGTTGCACTTTTTTCTTGAATACCTATTATAGTCATTCAAATCAGGACCTAAATTATCTATTGTTGTTATTTCAAATTTCTGTATTGGTTTGTGTAGGGATTTATGGTCACTATATTTCCAGCAGAGTGGTCAATCTTTGTTTGCATCAAAAGCAATAACTTGACATTTCCTTACAGACCAATTTACTTTAATTATCCAACTTTAATTAGCAACTGaaaatttattgattttcCGTTTTCGCTGCCTTAGGATATTGATTATACAGATACCAAGCATGTGTTATTAGAATGTTAATATCGTGGCCCTTGTTGTGGTTGCAGGATTGAAAGGAAGAGACATCTCATACACCCCGTACAGTATTAGAAGGGCATTGGAAAACACAGCGTTCAAACAAGAgaatgttgaaatatttgcaCAAGGTTTCGGCCTCGTTCAGGTGACTAATGAAATATGCAAACCGCAGATTGTTTGATATAAGTGTAATATCTACAATTACTACAACAAGTATACATATACATCTGAtcttaaattttactaaaaatctcataattatttaaaagatcTTGTTTTACTGGCAATAGAGTAAGTCCATTACAGTCtgtatatattctatattcaCACCGAATATAActcaattttacatttttacaagttttaatgGCTATTAATTGGCATGTACACTTTAAATGGTTTTCcatattaaacacattatatCCTGCTATCCATAGGTAAACGAATGTTTTGACTACCTCACAAAATATGCCGACTTCCCAGACAACAAAATCTCTTTCACTGTTTCGTTACCAAAGAACAAGAAAggtaagaatatttaaagctgTTGTTTTAGCTATTAATAATCCAATAAAACTTGGCAGGTGTTTATTTACGCTCAATGGAAGAAGCTTCAGTGGCGCACACAGTGTTTGTGACTGTTGAACCAAAGTATCATCACACAGCTGGTGAGTTAAGACACACGAGTAGCATGATTTTtgataaatgaattaaatatttatttgccagtttttaataaattttcaagcttttacaaaatatgtctggaaaaaaattaggttttcaataattttgttttaatactttttttttcatgatTAAGTAAAACTTCTGGGTTTTTCCAATATATCTACTATTGTGTGCATGTTACATTATAAAGTAAAGTGATTCTTCTATTCAGGTCCtgaagagaaaatagactTCCGTTGTCACATGGCTGTCTGTAGTAGTCAGCCATGGGTTGTTGTTCCAACACACTTTGAGTTGATGAACATGGCTCGTGGTTTCAGTATTAAAGTTAGTGAAATGTTAACTTTATTATCTAACAGTATTTGTTCATATACTTTATCaacctaaaaataatttagttttcttgaaaaggtaatttaatttaaaaataattttaaatgatatttaatTTTCCTGAAAAAAAACGCTATAACATGATTGAATGCTTTTTAACAGTGTATACTGAGGTGTATATTACATTTCCTTGGCATTCTTTACCTTTGAGATCACTTTAAACTCAATGTGTTGGTTGGGATGTAAAAGTTATTGAGTAAACCTTAGTATTCCATGCAAGAAAAGTTGACAAGTTCTGGTCTAATTCAAACGATAGctaaataataatacatataataaatttGCCCAAAATGAGATTGTTTCTTATCTCTTAGGTTGACCCACGCGGGTTACCACCGGGAGCGCACTTTGCACAGGTCCAAGGTTTTGACACACAGTCGCCACATAGAGGTCCCTTATTCTCTGTCCCTGTCACTGTGATAAAGATGGAGACGTGAGTCGAGATTAGCATTTTTAATGTCACCAAATTTACATGAAAAGATTCAACATAAATGGCCTTACTGCGTtgaaaaataaccaaaaatatGTGTTCTAATACACCAGTTCCCTTAAATTGAGTTTACTGAATTTCAAGGCCTGTATTTATATGTTGATGTCTAAACAATCAATCTCTCTCTTATTATTACATGATTTTCCAAATTTATTCCATGAAATAGCTAAATACATTATATGTAGAATTTACAAGCCATTATGAAActcattgttaaatattattactaACATGGAGTATTGgagtattattatttttataaaacattagtactgaaaatcacaaacaaaaacttgaaaatataAGGTTTACCATTCTTTATAACTTTGTTAGATTTGTCTTAGCTTCattatgtgtatttttaatgatattcTGTTGTTAATATGTTCAAATCTTGCCCACAGTGTACAGAAGTCACTGGAGTACAAGAAGAATGTTGATAATCAAGTTTTTAAGCCCGGCCAGATCAGTCGGCATTTTATACAAGTTCCTGAGGGCGCAACATGGGCAGGTACTTATTTATTATCACAACTAATTACtatgcaaaatattttcaatttttcattGGTTAATGCATACTAATAAATATTGCCCAAGTTGTCATTAAGATAAGTAACACAGTGGGTTTTATTCAGTGGTTCTTAACCCTTTTGCCaccaaactaaatatatagGGATTTACTCTGGAGTACTCCGTAAACCTTCATACCCAAAAATTCACCGctacaaattcaaaaataaaaactaaatgtaCCTTTTAAATTAGTGCTGAAACATTACTGTACTGCTGGTTTTTACTCTTGGCTGGTTTTGgcagcatttaaaaaaaaaaaaagaattctTATTTTAATGGTTAGGAAGTCCTTATCTATCTAAATAAAAACGGGTAAAAGTGTCTGAAGACTTCGAaccaataactttaaaaccactatagaaaaagaaaacagtCTACAATTAATAGGCAGAATatcttttaaaatcttttcaaTTATGTTCCGTCCACGAATGACAAGTTCTAATCAATTTAATATCATTCGCAGAACTGAGGATGTTCAACCATTCCAAGGAACAATCGTCTAGATTTGTTCTGCATTGCATTCAGTTACACGAGCAGAGGGCGTTCCGCGAACATGAGTTTTACAAATTCGTCACGATCATTTCTTCCAGCTCCACTGAACAAGCTTTTCCTGTCCAAGTTAGTTACTTGTGTATTTAACTAGGTGTCCGGTAGTCTAACATGGGTGTGCAAGGTATGCTTATAACCCTGAAAATAAATTCCATTATTACCCATTATAAATACTTGAACGATTTAATAGACTATCTTGTCTTAAGGCAAACAtgtcttaaaataaagttatacatTGGTGAAAGTGCAATAATCATTCCAGTCTATTTGCTAAATAAAAGCTAATAATGCAGCTGGCATAAgcttttatcatttaaaacttgtaaGTACCTTGACTTTTCAAAAGTTAGGCACATGTAGTTGGGGGAATGGGCAAATGTGGTCTACATTGCAAGTCCCCTAGCATTCCTAGATGTGACCtcagccata
It includes:
- the LOC100176709 gene encoding transmembrane protein 209 isoform X1; translation: MAFSTPPRTPVLAGKTSPIVTKTATRSKVVDTKNLFIFSGINLIVSLFLFYELNAQHIQLWFNITNSLFYYAVLLFAVLFTVNSLVDFIQAVSSTIPTAPLYLSPAQKRLMGIKKSDPRFTSCAQTPKLISDRKISPGRTFSLTNLTNKPNQQQTSTPIQSHSPYITRHTPSPSPSPSSSFHTTVAAQGYQANIGGGSPYNSRLSDSHNFTHMVGQTTPVSGIFDGGSILDSSGGSPYLRHRRSPFVSSTLSPDDYGSDQKKVSNYRRSQYEKERWQMYGTDSSVNNSSNYWGYNQSVHEYSGELSKNVYQLSTRSPISPTQSKDSKATEFSKYWSQAGISSDCMFECAGKLRRWISLTVISGVVKEIQKINLRLKKLGCPEIQIGESSLSALKQIQMSKTAQIPSLTWIMPYLELTNHQEYLVERLKTLGSGGYMSEFCWNKGGSVKGRAWADDLVTDAELVMHMFCSYLDWHLPAHPRYPDGKTFTSQYFVRTPDKPKLQNLTEHKMLLHQSKLNPPHYQLVTKETTYDMPPGRHNLFYTLLLFLHNIKSKEGCMLGPVNLGLSGINILNVLDPIHSSSEIQQKNYHASTSKP
- the LOC100176709 gene encoding transmembrane protein 209 isoform X2, which codes for MAFSTPPRTPVLAGKTSPIVTKTATRSKVVDTKNLFIFSGINLIVSLFLFYELNAQHIQLWFNITNSLFYYAVLLFAVLFTVNSLVDFIQAVSSTIPTAPLYLSPAQKRLMGIKKSDPRFTSCAQTPKLISDRKISPGRTFSLTNLTNKPNQQQTSTPIQSHSPYITRHTPSPSPSPSSSFHTTVAAQGYQANIGGGSPYNSRLSDSHNFTHMTTPVSGIFDGGSILDSSGGSPYLRHRRSPFVSSTLSPDDYGSDQKKVSNYRRSQYEKERWQMYGTDSSVNNSSNYWGYNQSVHEYSGELSKNVYQLSTRSPISPTQSKDSKATEFSKYWSQAGISSDCMFECAGKLRRWISLTVISGVVKEIQKINLRLKKLGCPEIQIGESSLSALKQIQMSKTAQIPSLTWIMPYLELTNHQEYLVERLKTLGSGGYMSEFCWNKGGSVKGRAWADDLVTDAELVMHMFCSYLDWHLPAHPRYPDGKTFTSQYFVRTPDKPKLQNLTEHKMLLHQSKLNPPHYQLVTKETTYDMPPGRHNLFYTLLLFLHNIKSKEGCMLGPVNLGLSGINILNVLDPIHSSSEIQQKNYHASTSKP
- the LOC100177474 gene encoding tripeptidyl-peptidase 2 (The sequence of the model RefSeq protein was modified relative to this genomic sequence to represent the inferred CDS: added 39 bases not found in genome assembly); this translates as MNSVIDTDFPIHCMVPKKEIGALNFLNKYPDYNGQGITIAILDTGVDPGALGLQETPDGRPKIIDIIDTTGSGDVDMSVVVTPDEDGCVQGLTGRKLKIPTSWNNPNGKFNIGIKNLHQIFPKGLKDRLTKEDKEIGWERSHKLKTAMAMAKLNDFIANDNDSLPDKKMQKENLQAAVDFLDKVDKNWSDPGPVADCIVFHDGNTFQACVDISLCGDLQSAPLLTSYSESQKFATISRAAMLNYSVNIYEEGKVLCIVANGGSHGTHVAAITAGYFPEEPERNGLAPGAQIVAIKIGDSRLATMETGTGIIRGITEAVKHGCHLANLSYGEASHWPGSGKICEVMDQAVTKHNLIIVSSAGNNGPCLSTVGSPGGTTENIIGVGAWVSSEMMTAEYSMTEKLPSNQYTWSSRGPCTNGALGVSISAPGGAITSVPNWTLQGSQLMNGTSMSSPNACGAIALILSGLKGRDISYTPYSIRRALENTAFKQENVEIFAQGFGLVQVNECFDYLTKYADFPDNKISFTVSLPKNKKGVYLRSMEEASVAHTVFVTVEPKYHHTAGPEEKIDFRCHMAVCSSQPWVVVPTHFELMNMARGFSIKVDPRGLPPGAHFAQVQGFDTQSPHRGPLFSVPVTVIKMETVQKSLEYKKNVDNQVFKPGQISRHFIQVPEGATWAELRMFNHSKEQSSRFVLHCIQLHEQRAFREHEFYKFVTIISSSSTEQAFPVQGGMCLELCVARWWSNIGDVSVSYNVEFHGVNPSDKFITMHAVDGIHRLELKSLLLEEISPTVSLKHIVQPVRPVEHNIRPLTSRDMLLGEKPIYEMVNTYNVHMTKATDVIISFPIMSDLLYENEYNSQLWLLFNSNKCLVAAGDAYPDHYGCKLEKGEYTVRLQVTQESREALQRLKDAAMSVKCKLPSAITLDVLSTHRDALMGGTRMNSTISPGCTLPVYIAPIPDDKIPKNCCSGHYLTGCLSLAKGELGKKAEKFCRKRQGKSAQVTYPFNYVLIDQPTKTKSTKGNKKSGKVGQLAKSNVEKSNEDMRDLQITCMTKYEQVDFFDKLVGEWPDHIPVYLAKLQVLEAAKTRDENLDEIIGIANDVIMRINAESLAAKLGIKIDPRADAAATKSETEKQKNFMISALVYKGCALADKIIQLNQKHGKPGDHEDGAEGDQENEVGNAMLGDLKSTYEQLLMFADITDTKVLPFIYKHAMALELYGTAAKTLLRQLDDKTLKETDLKLIEVCRLLEWNHIAQHIENCLPVKYPSSYIPF